In Gossypium hirsutum isolate 1008001.06 chromosome D06, Gossypium_hirsutum_v2.1, whole genome shotgun sequence, one genomic interval encodes:
- the LOC121218447 gene encoding uncharacterized mitochondrial protein AtMg00810-like encodes MGLSSEAQCGWKSKQAKGQASCEGLQSKVWSGLLGNICSSSQTRYNQIADCCCCLEPVDNPPNGCQVFIPQWILRRGDIHRATPRFYNAWSASEPTLYVKRNGAETQLIVSLYVDDLLVTGGDKFMLADFKTKMKEMFEMSDLGLITYFLRMEVNQVEGGILLKQKTFALKVLAKFSMENCKPMSTPMAIGMKLSSQEEHESVCETDYRSLIGCLLYLTATRPDILFAVSMLSRFMHCCNQQHYKAGKRVLRYIKGTLNHGICFKRVKELKLIGYTDSDWAGSKDDMKSTSGYAFTPGSAMICWSSRKQTMVAQSTAEAEYVAAANAVNQAVWLRKILSDLNLQQNEATVIHCDNKTKHFDIKLYVIREMEQAREIELIHCSSENQIADIFTKSLGVSRFLSLKRELGVCCIEVEEEC; translated from the exons atgggtctatcgagtgaAGCACAATGCGGATGGAAGTCTAAACAAGCTAAAGGCCAGGCTAGTTGTGAAGGGCTTCAGtcaaaggtatggtctggactacttggaaacatttgctccagtagccagACTCGATACAATCAGATTGCTGATTGCTGTTGCTGCTTAGAACCAGTGGACAATCcaccaaatggatgtcaagtctTCATTCCTCAATGGATTCTTAGAAGAGGAGATATACATCGAGCAACCCCCAGGTTTTATAATGCCTG GAGTGCTAGTGAGCCAACACTCTATGTTAAGAGGAATGGAGCTGAAACACAGCTTATTGTATCactgtatgttgatgatcttctaGTGACTGGAGGAGACAAGTTTATGTTGGCtgatttcaaaacaaaaatgaagGAAATGTTTGAGATGTCAGACCTGGGATTGATAACATATTTCCTAAGAATGGAAGTCAATCAAGTAGAAGGAGGAATCCTCTTGAAACAAAAGACATTTGCCTTGAAAGTGCTGGCtaaattctcaatggagaattgtAAACCAATGAGCACACCAATGGCTATTGGCATGAAGCTATCGAGCCAAGAGGAACATGAATCTGTCTGTGAAACAGATTATAGAAGCCTTATTGGCTGTTTGTTGTATTTGACAGCAACAAGACCTGATATTCTATTTGCTGTGAGCATGCTGTCACGATTCATGCATTGCTGTAATCAGCAGCATTATAAAGCAGGAAAAAGGGTTCTGAGGTATATCAAAGGTACCTTGAACCATGGTATATGTTTCAAAAGGGTCAAGGAGTTGAAATTGATTGGCTATACAGACAGCGATTGGGCTGGTTCAAaagatgacatgaagagcacctCTGGTTATGCTTTTACACCTGGCTCTGCAATGATTTGTTGGAGCTCAAGAAAACAAACAATGGTGGCTCAGTCAACAGCTGAAGCTGAGTATGTAGCAGCTGCTAATGCTGTTAATCAAGCTGTGTGGCTGAGAAAAATTTTGAGTGATTTAAACCTACAGCAGAATGAAGCAACGGTGATACATTGTGACAACAA GACAAAACACTTCGATATTAAACTGTATGTGAtaagggagatggaacaagctcGAGAAATTGAGCTGATTCATTGCAGCTCTGAAAATCAGattgctgatatcttcacaaagtCTCTTGGTGTATCAAGATTTCTAAGCCTAAAGAGGGAACTAGGAGTCTGCTGCATAGAAGttgaggaggagtgttga